A single Osmerus mordax isolate fOsmMor3 chromosome 9, fOsmMor3.pri, whole genome shotgun sequence DNA region contains:
- the eml5 gene encoding echinoderm microtubule-associated protein-like 5 isoform X5 — translation MADRTAPNCHLRLEWVYGYRGHQCRNNLYYTAAKEIVYFVAGVGVVYNTREHKQKFYLGHNDDIISLALHPERVLVATGQVGKEPYICVWDSYTVQTVSILKDVHSHGIACLAFDLEGQCLVSVGLDSKNTICVWDWRRGRVLAAAPGHTDRIFDISWDLYQPSKLVSCGVKHIKFWSLCGNALTPKRGVFGKTGDLQTILCLACAKDEVTYSGALNGDIYVWKGINLLRTVQGAHGSGIFSMNACEEGFATGGRDGCVRLWDLSFKPITVMDLKETDQGYKGLSVRSVCWRGDHILVGTQDSEIFEVVVHDRTKPFLIMQGHCEGELWALAVHPTKPLAMTGSDDRSVRIWSLIDHALIARCNMEEPIRCAAVSTDGIHLALGMKDGSFTVLRVRDMTEVVHIKDRKEAIHELKYSPDGAHLAVGSNDNSVDVYGVVQRYKKVGECIGSCSFITHMDWSTDSKYLQTNDGSGRRLFYRMPSGKEIANREDLKMVQWSSWTCVLGPEVNGIWPKYSEINDINSVDANFNNQVLVTADDYGLVKLLRYPCIRKGAKFKKYLGHSAHITNARWSHDYQWVITIGGADHSVFQWKFVPERKSKEALHIAPQESLADSNSEESDSDQSDVPEMDSEIEQETQLTYRRQVYKEDLPQLKEQCREKHRALAMKKRERAPGSGVKLHFIHGYRGYDCRSNLFYTQTGEIVYHVAAVGVVYNRQQNTQRFYMCHDDDILCLAIHPLKDYVATGQVGRDSSIHIWDTEVLKPMSVLKGSHQLGVCALDFSADGKRLASVGLDDNHTIVLWDWRKGEKLSAIRGSKDKIFVVKINPYMADKLITAGVKHMKFWHKAGGGLIGRKGNMGKTETMMCAVYGWTEETVFSGTCTGDICIWRDMFLVKTVKAHDGPVFSMHALEKGFVTGGKDGIVALWDDTFERCLKTYAIKRAVLAPGSKGLLLEDNPSIRAISLGHGHILVGTKNGEILEVDKSGPITLLVQGHMEGEVWGLATHPHLPLCATVSDDKTLRIWDLSPSHCMLAVRKLRKGGRCCCFSPDGKALAVGLNDGSFLIVNADTLEDLVSFHHRKDVISDIRFSPGTGKYLAVASGDSFVDIYNVMSSKRVGVCKGSLNSITHLDWDKRGKLLQVNTGAKEQLFFEAPRGKRQTIPSTEVEKIDWSTWTCVLGASCEGIWPVVSEVTEVTSACLTSDRKVLATGDDLGYVKLFRYPVKGKYAKFKRYVAHSTHVTNVRWTHDDGLLVTVGGGDTCLMIWSHEAEGHRVARHCDSEESDIESEDDGGYDSDVTRENEINYTIKALSTNVRPMTGVKPHMQLKEPSVDERQGVVRPPVSRALPQPEKLQTNNVGKKKRPIEDLVLDLVFGYRGNDCRNNVHYLNDGADIIYHTASVGVVLNLTTACQSFYLEHSDDILCLTINQHPKFPNVVATGQVATSPSIHVWDATSKQTLSVLRCFHSRGVCSVSFSATGKLLLSVGLDPEHTVTIWKWQEGAKVASRSGHTQRIFVAEFRPDSDTQFVSVGIKNVRFWTLAGRALLSKRGVMSSVEDARMQTMLSVAFGANNLTFTGTISGDVCVWKEHVLVRVVAKAHTGPVFTMYTTLRDGLIVTGGKERPSKEGGALKLWDQELKRCRAFRLETGQVIDCVRSVCRGKGKILVGTRNAEIIEVGEKNAACNILVNGHMDGPIWGVGAHPTRDVFLSAAEDGTVRLWDIPEKKMLNKVNLGHPARAVSYSPEGDMVAIGMKNGEFIILLVTSLKIWGKKRDRRSPIQDIRFSPDSRYLAVGSTESAVDFYDLTLGPQLNRINCCRDIPSFVMQMDFSADSCYVQISTGAYKRLVYEVPSGKQVTEQSVIDRITWATWTSVLGDEVVGIWSRNTDKADVTCACVSHSGLNIVTGDDFGMVKLLDFPCQEKFAKHKRFLGHSAHLTNIRFTSGDRFVISAGGDDRSLFVWRCVHAPH, via the exons tctagctctccACCCGGAGCGCGTGCTGGTAGCGACAGGCCAGGTGGGGAAGGAGCCTTACATCTGTGTGTGGGACTCCTACACCGTCCAGACTGTGTCCATCCTGAAGGACGTCCACTCACACGGCATCGCCTGCTTGGCCTTCGACCTGGAGGGACAG TGTCTGGTCTCAGTGGGCCTCGACTCGAAGAACACTATATGTGTgtgggactggaggagaggaagagtccTGGCTGCTGCCCCTGGCCACACCGACCGG ATATTTGACATATCGTGGGATTTGTATCAGCCCAGCAAGCTTGTCAGCTGTGGTGTCAAACATATCAAG ttcTGGAGCTTGTGTGGCAACGCTCTGACCCCCAAACGAGGTGTCTTTGGCAAAACGGGAGACCTCCAGACAATCCTCTGCCTCGCCTGTGCCAAGGACGAGGTCACGTACTCTGGTGCCTTGAACGGAGACATCTACGTGTGGAAGGGCATCAATCTGCTGCGTACGGTCCAGGGAGCACACGGG tcaGGGATATTCAGCATGAACGCCTGTGAGGAGGGCTTCGCTACCGGGGGGCGCGACGGCTGTGTGCGTCTCTGGGACCTCAGCTTCAAACCCATCACTGTCATGGACCTCAAGGAGACAGATCAAGGATATAAAG ggctGTCGGTCCGCAGTGTGTGCTGGCGGGGGGACCACATCCTGGTGGGCACCCAGGACAGCGAGATCTTTGAGGTGGTGGTGCACGATCGCACCAAGCCTTTCCTCATCATGCAGGGTCACTGCGAGGGCGAGCTGTGGGCGCTCGCCGTCCACCCCACCAAGCCCCTGGCCATGACCGGCAGTGACGACCGCTCTGTCAG GATATGGAGTCTGATCGACCACGCGCTGATCGCTCGCTGCAACATGGAGGAGCCCATCCGCTGCGCTGCCGTGAGCACTGATGGGATCCACCTGGCTCTGGGCATGAAGGACGGCTCCTTCACCGTCCTCAGGGTCAG GGACATGACAGAGGTGGTCCACATCAAGGACAGGAAGGAGGCCATCCATGAGCTGAAGTACTCACCTGACGGAGCTCACCTGGCCGTGGGCTCCAACGACAACTCAGTGGACGTGTACGGGGTGGTGCAGAGGTACAAGAAGGTGGGGGAGTGCATCGGCTCCTGCAGCTTCATCACTCACATGGACTGGTCCACCGACAGCAAGTACCTGCAGACCAATGACGGCAGCGGCAGGAGACTCTTTTACAGGATGCCAA GCGGTAAGGAAATCGCCAACCGTGAGGATCTGAAGATGGTGCAGTGGTCGTCCTGGACGTGTGTGTTGGGTCCCGAGGTTAACGGGATCTGGCCTAAATACTCAGAGATCAACGACATCAACTCTGTGGATGCAAACTTCAATAACCAAGTTTTAGTGACGGCGGACGACTACGGATTAGTGAAACTTTTGCGATACCCGTGTATAAGAAAAG GTGCAAAATTTAAAAAGTATTTAGGTCACTCTGCCCATATAACCAACGCCAGGTGGTCACATGACTACCAGTGGGTGATAACCATTGGTGGAGCTGACCACTCTGTGTTCCAGTGGAAGTTTGTTCCGGAGAGAAAATCGAAAGAAGCGCTCCACATAGCACCTCAAG AGAGCCTGGCAGACTCCAACAGCGAGGAGTCGGACTCGGACCAGTCGGACGTGCCGGAGATGGACTCAGAGATCGAACAGGAGACGCAGCTCACGTACAGGAGACAG GTTTACAAAGAAGATCTACCTCAGCTCAAAGAGCAGTGCAGAGAGAAGCACCGAGCGCTGGCCATGAAGAAGAGGGAGCGGGCGCCAGGAAGTGGCGTCAAACTCCACTTCATCCATGG CTACAGAGGCTACGACTGCCGTAGCAACCTGTTCTACACTCAGACGGGGGAGATCGTGTACCACGTGGCGGCTGTGGGTGTGGTCTACAACCGGCAGCAGAACACCCAGCGCTTCTACATGTGCCACGACGACGACATCCTGTGCTTGGCCATCCACCCCCTCAAGGACTACGTCGCTACCGGCCAG gTTGGCAGAGACTCCTCCATTCACATATGGGACACGGAGGTTCTGAAGCCCATGTCAGTGTTGAAAGGATCCCACCAGCTGGGAGTGTGTGCACTGGACTTCTCAg CGGATGGTAAACGCCTGGCCTCTGTAGGACTGGATGACAACCACACCATTGTCCTGTGggactggaggaagggagagaagctcTCTGCCATAAG GGGAAGCAAGGATAAGATTTTCGTTGTTAAAATCAACCCATACATGGCAGACAAGCTCATCACAGCCGGCGTTAAGCACATGAAGTTTTGGCATAAAGCCG gtGGGGGTCTGATTGGTCGTAAGGGCAACATGGGGAAGACGGAGACCATGATGTGTGCGGTGTACGGCTGGACGGAGGAGACGGTGTTCTCGGGCACGTGCACTGGAGACATCTGCATCtggagagacatgttcctgGTGAAGACCGTGAAGGCCCACGACGGGCCCGTGTTCAGCATGCACGCCCTGGAGAAGGGCTTCGTGACCGGGGGAAAGGACGGCATCGTGGCTCTCTGGGACGACACCTTCGAGAGGTGCCTGAAGACCTACGCCATCAAGAGAGCCGTTCTGGCGCCCGGCTCCAAAG GGTTGCTGCTGGAGGATAACCCTTCCATACGGGCCATATCCCTGGGTCACGGTCATATCCTCGTGGGAACCAAGAACGGGGAGATACTGGAGGTGGATAAAAGCGGACCCATTACTCTCCTAGTCCAG ggccacATGGAGGGCGAGGTGTGGGGCCTGGccactcacccccacctcccgctGTGTGCCACCGTCAGCGACGACAAGACGCTGCGCATCTGGGACCTCTCCCCCAGTCACTGCATGCTGGCCGTACGCAAGCTCCGCAAGG gGGGGCGCTGTTGCTGCTTTTCCCCCGACGGCAAGGCCCTGGCCGTGGGCCTGAACGACGGCAGCTTCCTGATCGTCAACGCAGACACCCTGGAGGATCTGGTGTCCTTCCACCATCGCAAGGACGTCATCTCCGACATCCGGTTCTCTCCAG GCACTGGGAAGTACCTGGCGGTGGCGTCTGGCGACAGCTTCGTGGACATCTACAACGTGATGAGCAGTAAGAGGGTGGGCGTGTGCAAGGGGTCGCTCAACAGCATCACCCacctggactgggacaaaagaG GAAAATTACTGCAAGTCAACACCGGTGCTAAGGAGCAATTATTTTTTGAGGCGCCCCGCGGCAAGAGGCAGACTATTCCCTCAACGGAG gtggagaagatcgACTGGAGCACATGGACTTGTGTCTTGGGGGCGTCCTGTGAGGGCATCTGGCCTGTGGTCAGCGAGGTGACTGAGGTGACTTCCGCCTGCCTTACCAGCGACAGGAAGGTGCTAGCGACAGGGGACGACCTGGGATACGTCAAGCTGTTCAGGTACCCAGTCAAG GGGAAGTATGCAAAGTTCAAGCGCTACGTAGCTCACAGCACCCATGTGACCAACGTGCGGTGGACCCATGACGACGGTCTCCTGGTAACGGTTGGCGGCGGCGACACGTGCCTGATGATCTGGAGCCACGAGGCTGAGGGTCACCGCGTGGCCAGGCACTGTGACAGCGAGGAGTCGGACATCGAGAGTGAAGATGACGGGG GCTACGACAGCGACGTGACCAGGGAGAATGAGATCAACTACACCATCAAGGCCTTATCCACCAACGTGCGCCCCATGACCGGGGTGAAGCCTCACATGCAGCTGAAGGAGCCGTCTGTGGATGAGAG GCAGGGGGTGGTCAG ACCTCCAGTCAGCAGGGCCCTGCCACAGCCAGAGAAGCTACAGACCAACAACGTGGGCAAGAAGAAGAGGCCCATTGAG GACCTGGTGCTGGATCTGGTTTTCGGTTACCGCGGCAACGACTGTCGCAACAACGTTCACTACCTGAATGATGGGGCGGATATCATCTACCATACAGCCTCAGTGGGGGTCGTCCTCAACCTGACGAcag CCTGCCAAAGCTTCTATCTAGAACATAGCGATGACATTCTGTGCCTGACTATCAATCAACACCCCAAGTTTCCCAACGTCGTGGCGACTGGCCAAGTAG CTACATCTCCCTCTATTCACGTGTGGGACGCCACCAGCAAGCAGACGCTGTCCGTGCTGCGCTGCTTCCACTCCAGGGGGGTGTGCTCGGTCAGCTTCAGCGCCACGGGCAAGCTGCTTCTGTCGGTGGGTCTGGACCCCGAGCACACCGTCACCATCTGGAAGTGGCAGGAAG GTGCCAAAGTGGCCAGCCGCTCGGGCCACACCCAGAGGATATTCGTGGCCGAGTTCCGTCCGGACTCGGACACTCAGTTCGTGTCGGTGGGCATCAAGAACGTGCGGTTCTGGACACTGGCTGGCCGCGCCCTGCTGAGCAAGAGGGGGGTGATGAGCTCTGTCGAGGACGCTCGCATGCAGACCATGCTCTCTGTCGCGTTCGGAGCT aatAACTTGACATTTACAGGTACCATtagtggggatgtgtgtgtgtggaaggaacACGTTCTAGTGAGAGTAGTGGCCAAAGCCCACACAGGTCCTGTGTTCACCATGTACACCACGCTCAGAGACGGACTCATCGTCACCGGAGGCAAGGAGAGACC GTCGAAGGAAGGAGGAGCTCTGAAGCTGTGGGACCAGGAACTGAAGCGCTGCAGAGCCTTCAGACTGGAGACGGGACAGGTCATCGACTGTGTCCGCTCCGTGTGCAGGGGCAAG GGGAAGATCTTGGTTGGGACCAGGAACGCAGAGATCATCGAGGTGGGAGAGAAGAACGCAGCGTGCAACATCCTGGTGAACGGACACATGGACGGGCCCATCTGGGGCGTGGGGGCCCACCCCACCAGGGACGTCTTCCTGTCCGCTGCAGAAGATGGAACAGTCCGCCTGTGGGACATCCCAGAAAAG AAGATGCTCAACAAGGTGAACCTGGGCCACCCAGCGCGAGCCGTCAGCTATAGCCCTGAGGGGGACATGGTGGCCATTGGCATGAAGAACGGAGAGTTCATCATCCTGCTGGTGACCTCGCTCAAGATctgggggaagaagagagacagacgctCTCCCATCCAGGATATCAG GTTCAGTCCAGATTCTCGCTACTTGGCTGTGGGTTCTACCGAGAGCGCGGTCGACTTCTACGACCTGACTCTTGGGCCGCAGCTTAACCGTATTAACTGCTGCAGGGACATCCCCAGCTTTGTGATGCAGATGGATTTCTCAGCCGACAGCTGCTATGTCCAG ATTTCCACAGGTGCTTATAAACGGCTGGTGTACGAGGTGCCGTCTGGAAAACAGGTCACAGAGCAGTCGGTTATAGACAGGATTACATGGGCCACATGGACAAG TGTTCTGGGGGACGAGGTTGTGGGGATCTGGTCCAGGAACACGGACAAAGCCGATGTCACCTGCGCCTGTGTGTCCCACTCTGGCCTCAACATCGTCACTGGCGATGACTTTGGAATGGTAAAGCTGCTTGACTTTCCGTGTCAAGAAAAGTTT GCCAAACACAAACGCTTCCTGGGGCACTCTGCCCACTTAACCAACATCCGCTTCACGAGTGGGGATCGCTTCGTCATCAGTGCCGGGGGAGACGACAGGAG CCTGTTTGTCTGGAGGTGTGTTCACGCTCCTCACTAG